The DNA sequence ctgtgtgtctgtagctCCAGCCACCGACCACGCTGCCCCTGCAGCGGAGCGGGCAGGGTCCCCCCGGTGTCCCCTCGCGGGCAGGGATGCGACTGCTTCTCCTCACAACAGGTTTTCAGCCAAGACGAGCATTGATCGACAAGCAGAGACCCTCTCCATAGCTCCTCCATCAGCCAGCCAGAGGCCCACGGGGGGCCGCAGGAATCGAGGTGCCTGGCTGGGCCTGAAAGATGACGATTTTATGGATTTGGAGCTGTCATTTCCATCGAAGGCCAGTCCTGCAgggagctcccccagccctgccgcagctggGCGGCCCAGCCCCGCCAGACAGCTCCCGGCTGCAGAGGAGACAGCAGCTAAACATGACtcggtggaggaggaggactggctgAGCGCTGCCTTATCACGCAAAAAAGCCCAAGCCCAGGCGAAGGCCCAGGAGGGGAATGCCAAGCCCTCGGAGGCCCCAGTTGAAGGGCTGCAACCCTGCTCTCCTGTCAGGTAAAGGCATGGTTGATGGCCGCAGCGCTCCCGTCTGCTCCGCGTGTAGCTGCTCCAggaggagctctcagaaaccctggggtccgatctgagaaatgaattttaagcactgtcttgtcttGGGTTGGGGTAATAATGCGGGGCTTCGTCCCAGTGATCCAGCCCgcagtcccctcccacctctgggctctcctgccagttgtagccaagagggcacacagtgccgtgggtcccgcggagctgtcctggatcagcacacccccaCCAGCTCCCCGCCCCGTGCTCCTCGTtcctgccttcattccccttccttcctcctagttgaggcaaagcacctcctccagctgagttgACACGGACCCAGGTCCGGACTcgtgccactgaaggggactgGGAAGCaaattgcagacagagagccctgtggcgtgggcagggctgtgttagCTGGGGCTGGTGTTGCCCAGGGGAAGGGGTTGGATGCAGCAAGGACCAGCggtgagggaggttttgaggtgtctttgctgcccctgcagcccaaaggctgaatcctgccatagctgagtgggacagaggctttcccctgcgaggcaggaactggtgttgggggagaggatcttgtctttcctcgcctCCTGGGCTCTCCCACATCAGATGCTTTTTGCTTGCAGCcggccagcagcctccccaggagcacggCCGCAGGCAGCCGCTGTGCAGGACGAGGCAACGAGCAGAGATGGCTCCGGGTAAGGCCGCCTTTGCCTTTCAGGCGTGCCCCACAGGAGGGGTGTCACAGTGGGACGGCCAAGCTTTAAACTCCCCGAAATGCtgagcaggagaatgtctgcgTGCCTCTCCCTGAGCTGTGGCActgctgtgcatcactcgtgtctctgtgcccacgcaggtcaccgctcccctggctcagcaccacGGAACAAGCCTCAGCTCCCCCATCGGAGGCCGCGCAGGGAGAACCCTCCAGAGATGCCAGCGCCCCGGGTGCGTTTCGTGTGGTTGTACGgtttgggcagcaggaggcagagagggtcCCGGCcctgcaaaaacaaccaaccaaaaaaaggcaggagccacagcattGCCCTTGTCCGTGTGAACGCTGCCCGGGCTTTGCCCAGCTGTtgctggagggggctgccaggctgcaggatccCACCATGCCCATGTCGTGGCGcggtggggacacggtgctggggtGCACTGAGCTCCgcagtgctgcctgtggggtttgagagggctgccggggacttgctctctctgagcaatgggtggaCCTACGTTCGTGctgtcccttttttctccttcctccctcctgctgccccaacaCTCATCCCACTAGCGCTGTGTGCTggcagaccccctcctgccctcggctgaggctgagcaccacttcagaggccactgcaagtggctgaggggacccagcctcctccctagttgagggagatggaggaggagctgtgctttgcccccagacttactctgcagagcagagtcctcgccactgtgcgtggggtggggtaggggtgcgggtctggacaagcctgtctgagcctgcgtccccatccccagctgccagagcggggcaggacccttcccgctctgccgaggagacccaggccctTGTCCTcctgggagggaatggttccccttggcctgtctgaaTCCCAGACTTGTTGACTTTTCAGTCCCCACAGCCTTGTTACCgggagagcaggagacgcagTGCCCTGCGCTgctggctcaggtaggtctgctgggcctgGCCCCTGAGAGGGGGTGGTgatcgtgagccctcccctgACAACTCAccgtcacccagctctgcccgtgctccctgggcaggaggatggctgtgccctgctttgcagccctgggagcctgcgttcatggaggcaaaggctttggagagccctgaGGTGCCATGagttgtatttgtcaggccaaagtgtgtgtgctgtggctgctttgtaaatcgtgtgcaTTGAGAGCCCTGcattgcctgagcagtgttgacagagttccccaggcatctctgtctcctattaatgagacatcagaggctCCAGCTGACGAAGGgctttttcttcagctggttttccccagcacggtggtgaagatgctctgaACTTGTTTTTGGAGAACTGAAGGGGAATTgtagcctgtgacagggagggaGATCTTGCTTGGTCTTCAaagcctccatttctgatggagctgggCCTCTCGGCCCGGCCCTGGTGGAAGGACACacgctgtctcccagaggcctcgcAAGGCCTTATCCTtgagtctgtccccagagaaggaagagcccagcacgcttgtgtctggggtaggggctgccgagtgtcacctgggcagcagcagggttgggctggagatgggtggaggagggactgcaggaggctggggctagGTTGCCattcccgggctgggaggagatgctctccccagggctttacctccccgagagcgtccctgtgtctgcgcaggttagcacagccagggcacagctgcgggcgaggcacgtgcctgcctttgggggcagATGGCCCCACCAGAaagcccccgatgctgaagggtcttgtctctctgtccctgtaggcAGAGTCCCCAGGCCTGGACGTGCTGCatgagaggaggctgggggctcccgctgcccagccccacgAGGATACGACGGGCTCTCAGGCAGCGCTGCTCCGTGCCCAGGCccgtgtggcagagctggagagccaggTGAGCTCCATCGCCGGCTGGACGGGGGAGCAGGGGtgaggcaggggcaggagcaggggccacACCTGCTCCCAATGGCatcgggggggccggggcagagaggaggaagctgcCTGTCCAGAGAAGGCTGCggccagcaagtgctgctgtgggagctctgtcCCCTGGGCGGCACAAGGAGCTTCTCCCCGGGTGCCCGGCAGGTGCAGACGCTGGAGCTGGCGCGGGCACAAGACAGAGTCTTTCTGGAGAGCCTCCAGCAGCGGCACCAGGAGGACCTGGATCTCCTCCAGAGCACCCACAGGTACCCACAGGCGAGAGCACATGCTCCCCTCGTCTGCCAGGGCCTTGCCTACagccctgtccctctgcccagggcgGGGAGCGCTGGGGTGCTGCCCAGATCCGTGCCGGGGACGGGCAGGCCTAGAGCCGTGTGGGTGTGGAGCtggtgggggcagagaggagccccACAGGTGAGCCAAGGGGGGTCCGCTCTCACCAACACCGTCCCGtggggcagaaggaggaggagccgGTCCCAGGGCCAGCAcgtccccagccagggctcaggcTGTGCAGAGTCGCGTGTTTCCCCGCGCCCCCAGCACCGCCGCTCTGCTCCGAAATCCCCGTGTGCGCTGTGGGTGGAGAGGGCCGGCTACTGCCCTGGAAGTAACACTTCTTCCTGGCCGTGACCTCTgcgggcaggagccaggtgaaggtgctggaggagacctgcaggcagcaggagcagaggctgcggcaggagaaggagcagctggcagctcagctcctggggcagaggcaggaggcggAGCAGGCacgggcagagctgctggcacagcaccagcagcacctggcCACGCAGGAGCAGCGGAGCGCACTGGAGCTGGAGCGGCTGcgagagctgcagaggtgagagcGGCACGAGCGGCGCACGAGTGGGGCCAGTGCTGCTGGTTGTGGCAGAGGAATTGGGGAGTGGTTTGGAGACACGGTGCCAGGAGAAGGGAGACTCCAGAAGCGCTGGGCTGTGGGCAGTTGGGCGGCGTTTAGAATGGGGATTTGCTTTGTAGCCAGACAGAGGGAGATGTGGCTGGAGACGTCCTTTCCAAGTGAATGCACTGTattttgcaaggtgctgagcCCAGTGTTTTATCTCCCTCAAACCCCTTTTGTCCAGGTCAGTGAGTCAGTAATGTCCACAGAGTGGGGGTCAATTGGAAATCCGTTTTTGGTGGAGAAGCCCATCCCCCCCAGCTGTGGTCCATGCCTAATGCGGTGCCTGTCAGTGGATGCCCTGGGACAGAGCCCcgtgccagctcagctcctgggacCTGGTTCCCAGGCCCTTGAGCAAGCCTCTTCCCCGCTGCCCATCGCGGGGAGCCCTGGTTTGTAACAGCCCGTGGTGGGCTCCTTGCCCGTGTCCTGCAGGCTGTCTGTGCAGGAGCTGCGCAGAGACCATGACGAGCAGCTCCAGCGGCTAAAGCAGATGAAGGACCAGGAGCTCGACGCGGTGACCAGCGCCACTTCGCACGGCAGGTACCGATAGCCGGCGTCGCGTCCCCGCGTTGGTCCCTGGCCACGGTGTTCCCTGTCCTCCAGGGAAGCGGCCTCAGACCGTGGCACCAGAGGccgtcccctctcccagcccctgcctccaggGACGCTGAGCTCTGCTGATGCAGGAatactgctctgctctgccccagagaggttcagggcagggctgcccggcctTTGGCCCACCACACGTCCCTCTGGCCATTGCAGGGAGATGAAGTGTGTCCCCCCGGGGTGACCTTCCTCTCGCTGCCCTCTGCAGGACTCTGAACAGCGTCATCGAGCAGATGGAGAAGTTCTTCAGTGACCTGTGTGACGTCTTGCACAGGGTGGAGGCCATGCACCACAGCACCTCCCGGGAGCTGGCCATGGGGGTGcagaagcaggagaagcagctcgAGGGTACGTCTGCCATTTGTCTGCGCCGAAATGGCCGCGAGGTCcctgccggggctggggacacccaggaaACGGGGAGAAGGGGCTCCGAGTCAGCCAGAGGCTGGGAGCCAAGGCTGGCAGAGCTTTGCCTGCCTTGGTCACTGGGCATCTCGGGGTCTTTCCTTTCCCCAACGGTGTCCTGGCGGATGTGCCGAAGGTGCTGAGCACAAACGcgtgcagtttttctgtgaatctGGGGTGGCAGAGCGGGGCTTCCCTCTGCATGCTGCTCATGGCCccactgctgcctctccccagtgctccaggacagcctgtggcagcagcagaaggacGCGGAGGAGGAGCGGCGCCGATTCCAGGAGGTGGTGGCTAAACTGGAggccaggctgggggagcagacgcggctgctggagcaggtgagcccAGCCTGTGTCCTCTGCCCGGCTCAGCCCTCCTGTCTGGGGATGGGCCGTAGGTCTCGCCCACTGGCGGTCCCTGGCCTGGAGCCTGCGAATGACATCTGTGTCTCCTCTGTGTCTGAACCCAGGAGCGACAGAGGGCATTGGCAGAGCGCTCCAGAGCAGAatcactgcagcactcgctggaggaggagcagcgagTGGTGACCCAGCAGCTCTCCGTGGAGCGAGCGGAGCTGGAGAGGGCGAAGGTGAGGTGGGGCGGAGATCTCCAGGTGCTTTTCACACGTCATGTGAGTGTGAGCGGGGCTGAGCAAGGAGCGGGACACGGCGCGAGCGCTGGGGAGAGGGCCCCGTCAGGAGCCTGGCCAAGGTACCgcagcagagcccctgcccaTGGCCTCCAGCACCCCCATGGCAGGCTGCCGGGTGGGTCCTGCCTAGAGGGGAGACGTGGAGTTGTTGGAGGCAGAGACATGGCTCGGGGTGGTGAGAATCAGGCTGTTCCAGGAAGAGCCCAAGGCTGGGGGGGTGAGGGTGCTGCTGGAGTAGCTGGTGGTGTTGCTCTGCACCCCAGACTGGCACACACGAGAAGCTCAGCAGGGGCAGATCTTTGCCATCTCTTGGGAAGACACGAGAGAACGTCCAGGACAGAGCAGGTCATCCGCTGGTTTCCCCTGTGCCCATCCTAGGAGCGGGCAGAGGTGAAGATGCGGGTCCGCACGCTGAgagcccaggaggagcagctggcaagagagaaggagctgctggatgaggcctggcaggagctgaaggcggagagggaggaggtgaatGAGGCTGCGCTGCGCGtccggcagcaggaggaggagctgaaaaGCGTGACCAAGGTAAGCGGAGCATCTGCGCTGCTGTTCCCAGCTGCACACgggctggcagcaaagctgggctttcacagccctgccaaagcagggacagaaagcctgtcctggaaggggaaggaggggatgcccaaaggagtcGTGCCCCAGGGCAGcgagggtccctgtccccagcctccccagccactctgccttgcagctctcctcccagaagTACGAGGAAGGGCAGCGAGCCCTGCGGGAGGCACGCAGGGTCGAGTCGCAGCACCAGTCGAGGCTGCAGTCCCTGCAGCGGCAgttggagcagctcaggcagcaggAAGAGCGTCTGCACCAGGCAAATACCCCCTCGCCTTCCCTTCTGGGCCTGGGGCCGCCTTGCCAAGGGCCCGAACCTTTGCcaacagcttctctctctccctttctccccggGACGGGGCAGGACCGGCTGAGCATGGCTCAGCAGAGGAGCCAGCTTGAACAGCTGCGCCAGGAGCTGTCCAAGAGCCGCACGATGCTGCGGACTGCAGGCCGGGACTCCAGTGCCCCTGAGAGTGGCTTCTCCAGCATGCTGTGTAAggctttgtgcttgctgctggtggggagggacatGCTGGGGGGCAGCTGCACTTGTATTCCACTTCTTGGGAGGCTTGGGCTGTTCCTGGGGGCTGTTGGAGTTGGCCTCCTCGTCCTCTGAAGGAGCTCAGCGAAGCTCTgagccagggcagtgccaggagagggcagaggggccaGGAAGGGAGAGGCCGGTGGGTTAAAGCCCGTTTCCCCTGGGAGCGTGGGGaggaccctgctgcagggacgcgcaggcagcacccaaagggATGCTGTGTCGTCTCTGTCTGCGGTTCCTCTGACGGCAGCAGCACCACACAGTCGGGCTTCTGTTCCAGGCTTTCCACCAGCCATCGGGAGCCCGGGAGGTGTCGAGGAACTCCTGGCCAGGGCCAGCTCCGCCGAGCTCAGTGCCACGCTGGCGATGCTGAAGTTCCGGGCCCTGCAGGTGAGGTGGTGGGAGACCGGGGCGGGAAGGGGCTTCAAACCcgctgggtgggagcagggctgggtgaagcCTGATCTGAGCCTGGTAGGAGacagcccaggctgtggctcagatcattactgagctgtggggctgggcggGCTTGTAGAAGCCCCGGGCACCTAGAGGAGTGATGGCAGAAACAAGGACGGGTGGATCCTCGCAGCTGGTCTCAGGCTCATGGACAACGTCCTCAGCTCCGTGGGGTTGCCCTTGTCCTCgccctgtccctggctgggagaagccagctctgctggcctctgGCTTCACAATGTCCCCATCCTCTCCCGTCGGCCCCCCGATTCCctgctgggtccttccccaggcGGGGCTGCTCTTTGAGGCTTCTGCTGTGAgtcttgctgagagtgtgaggttgtgggcttggggcagggggagcccccACAACCCAGGGGGTACCACGGATGATGCtgccccctgctgactgcaggaaggaggGTTTGGAATGCTTCCCTCCCTCATGAGTGACTcccgggactgtcagcccccttctgtggcactctctgataccccttccatccatccctctcttttcaggaccacgcttacttagataatgagcagctcttcctggagtccctgaagaaagCGTCCTACAATGCTCAttttgtgccaggctgaaggggtggcgtccCCATGCtgtgcccaggggatggctgcTCAATAAACCCCCCTTCACAGGCtcaccagagttactgtacttattgaggcctgggtgctcgggggacttttccacaaatcaaggacaccaacagcaggtttttgtgcttcttttatacacagaaatcagaagcttttccaaatacgcctattggatacggattggttagtgattaacatactgCATGCTTCTACTACtgcgtgtgctcagggaaagggtctcaacccgggcagcgtcttctgaacctctgtgtgtgtgtgtgtgtgtggtttttagtattataacgagggtagttcacttccaggacactcaaaagttagtttcattgccacgTTAATTAATCGGTTGTTCATTGTGCCAGGTTGTCCAATATTTCATCCTCAGCACAATCCCAGACCTTCTCTTTGTGATGCAGGGTGTTCCACTTGTTtcctagggtttggagatcaaagtctatcCTGTATGAATTTCTCATCACTAGTGCAGGTTGTCTTGACCACGCTTCAAAGTCCCACTTGCCCGAGCTTCACACCCTCGTACTTGTTCCCATGGGTGTGGTGCCTGTAGCCCCTGGCGTGATCCTTAACCACGGCTACAAGCAGATGTGAAGTGGACTGTGTCAAGAGCCACAGTTTGTCTGGCCTCCATCTCTCTTgctagtcagagagggacctgggggggctgACTGCCAGCCgcctgaacaggagccagcagcgtgcccaggtggccaagcaggccaatggcatcctggattgtatcagccatagcgtggccagcagggacagggaagggatctcacccctgtactcagcactggtgaggccgcccctcgatgactgggttcggttttgggcccctcactccaaaaaggccattgaatgactcgagtgtgtccagagaagggcaacgaagctggtgaagggtctggagcacaggtctgttggggagcggctgagggaactggggttgtttagtctggagaagaggaggctgaggggagatctcatggcc is a window from the Strix uralensis isolate ZFMK-TIS-50842 unplaced genomic scaffold, bStrUra1 scaffold_280, whole genome shotgun sequence genome containing:
- the LOC141938741 gene encoding fas-binding factor 1 homolog isoform X1, encoding MATKPPRSLSDSLDDLLGDLLGFEDDESPVNSVRTSQLARGSSGRVRGTSSPASQKCHVAEDFFSRLPAEDVEAAEGSSASGREPQALLQSLKDLDDLEADLLGASRSGSGPGLTTVKGPGKGESGPAMEKKLLSSFAASRQYRKFNLEDLDDPLSGLLSDEEQDAPKKPSPTGTKSIPEEKQSKEKEPPAAQTPLRTAAPVQRRKEITFEDDGDDLLDALGLGSGPGRDGKQGKKAEDREKVRPARAVLDELLGRGSVARILEEPGLGERREVTQEKKYQKQPEKEEGRHENFVFGAYEPSVASTAKGRPARRQPVRFSAKTSIDRQAETLSIAPPSASQRPTGGRRNRGAWLGLKDDDFMDLELSFPSKASPAGSSPSPAAAGRPSPARQLPAAEETAAKHDSVEEEDWLSAALSRKKAQAQAKAQEGNAKPSEAPVEGLQPCSPVSRPAASPGARPQAAAVQDEATSRDGSGSPLPWLSTTEQASAPPSEAAQGEPSRDASAPVPTALLPGEQETQCPALLAQAESPGLDVLHERRLGAPAAQPHEDTTGSQAALLRAQARVAELESQVQTLELARAQDRVFLESLQQRHQEDLDLLQSTHRSQVKVLEETCRQQEQRLRQEKEQLAAQLLGQRQEAEQARAELLAQHQQHLATQEQRSALELERLRELQRLSVQELRRDHDEQLQRLKQMKDQELDAVTSATSHGRTLNSVIEQMEKFFSDLCDVLHRVEAMHHSTSRELAMGVQKQEKQLEVLQDSLWQQQKDAEEERRRFQEVVAKLEARLGEQTRLLEQERQRALAERSRAESLQHSLEEEQRVVTQQLSVERAELERAKERAEVKMRVRTLRAQEEQLAREKELLDEAWQELKAEREEVNEAALRVRQQEEELKSVTKLSSQKYEEGQRALREARRVESQHQSRLQSLQRQLEQLRQQEERLHQDRLSMAQQRSQLEQLRQELSKSRTMLRTAGRDSSAPESGFSSMLCFPPAIGSPGGVEELLARASSAELSATLAMLKFRALQDHAYLDNEQLFLESLKKASYNAHFVPG
- the LOC141938741 gene encoding fas-binding factor 1 homolog isoform X3, with amino-acid sequence MATKPPRSLSDSLDDLLGDLLGFEDDESPVNSVRTSQLARGSSGRVRGTSSPASQKCHVAEDFFSRLPAEDVEAAEGSSASGREPQALLQSLKDLDDLEADLLGASRSGSGPGLTTVKGPGKGESGPAMEKKLLSSFAASRQYRKFNLEDLDDPLSGLLSDEEQDAPKKPSPTGTKSIPEEKQSKEKEPPAAQTPLRTAAPVQRRKEITFEDDGDDLLDALGLGSGPGRDGKQGKKAEDREKVRPARAVLDELLGRGSVARILEEPGLGERREVTQEKKYQKQPEKEEGRHENFVFGAYEPSVASTAKGRPARRQPVRFSAKTSIDRQAETLSIAPPSASQRPTGGRRNRGAWLGLKDDDFMDLELSFPSKASPAGSSPSPAAAGRPSPARQLPAAEETAAKHDSVEEEDWLSAALSRKKAQAQAKAQEGNAKPSEAPVEGLQPCSPVSRPAASPGARPQAAAVQDEATSRDGSGSPLPWLSTTEQASAPPSEAAQGEPSRDASAPALLPGEQETQCPALLAQAESPGLDVLHERRLGAPAAQPHEDTTGSQAALLRAQARVAELESQVQTLELARAQDRVFLESLQQRHQEDLDLLQSTHRSQVKVLEETCRQQEQRLRQEKEQLAAQLLGQRQEAEQARAELLAQHQQHLATQEQRSALELERLRELQRLSVQELRRDHDEQLQRLKQMKDQELDAVTSATSHGRTLNSVIEQMEKFFSDLCDVLHRVEAMHHSTSRELAMGVQKQEKQLEVLQDSLWQQQKDAEEERRRFQEVVAKLEARLGEQTRLLEQERQRALAERSRAESLQHSLEEEQRVVTQQLSVERAELERAKERAEVKMRVRTLRAQEEQLAREKELLDEAWQELKAEREEVNEAALRVRQQEEELKSVTKLSSQKYEEGQRALREARRVESQHQSRLQSLQRQLEQLRQQEERLHQDRLSMAQQRSQLEQLRQELSKSRTMLRTAGRDSSAPESGFSSMLCFPPAIGSPGGVEELLARASSAELSATLAMLKFRALQDHAYLDNEQLFLESLKKASYNAHFVPG
- the LOC141938741 gene encoding fas-binding factor 1 homolog isoform X4, with amino-acid sequence MATKPPRSLSDSLDDLLGDLLGFEDDESPVNSVRTSQLARGSSGRVRGTSSPASQKCHVAEDFFSRLPAEDVEAAEGSSASGREPQALLQSLKDLDDLEADLLGASRSGSGPGLTTVKGPGKGESGPAMEKKLLSSFAASRQYRKFNLEDLDDPLSGLLSDEEQDAPKKPSPTGTKSIPEEKQSKEKEPPAAQTPLRTAAPVQRRKEITFEDDGDDLLDALGLGSGPGRDGKQGKKAEDREKVRPARAVLDELLGRGSVARILEEPGLGERREVTQEKKYQKQPEKEEGRHENFVFGAYEPSVASTAKGRPARRQPVRFSAKTSIDRQAETLSIAPPSASQRPTGGRRNRGAWLGLKDDDFMDLELSFPSKASPAGSSPSPAAAGRPSPARQLPAAEETAAKHDSVEEEDWLSAALSRKKAQAQAKAQEGNAKPSEAPVEGLQPCSPVRSPLPWLSTTEQASAPPSEAAQGEPSRDASAPVPTALLPGEQETQCPALLAQAESPGLDVLHERRLGAPAAQPHEDTTGSQAALLRAQARVAELESQVQTLELARAQDRVFLESLQQRHQEDLDLLQSTHRSQVKVLEETCRQQEQRLRQEKEQLAAQLLGQRQEAEQARAELLAQHQQHLATQEQRSALELERLRELQRLSVQELRRDHDEQLQRLKQMKDQELDAVTSATSHGRTLNSVIEQMEKFFSDLCDVLHRVEAMHHSTSRELAMGVQKQEKQLEVLQDSLWQQQKDAEEERRRFQEVVAKLEARLGEQTRLLEQERQRALAERSRAESLQHSLEEEQRVVTQQLSVERAELERAKERAEVKMRVRTLRAQEEQLAREKELLDEAWQELKAEREEVNEAALRVRQQEEELKSVTKLSSQKYEEGQRALREARRVESQHQSRLQSLQRQLEQLRQQEERLHQDRLSMAQQRSQLEQLRQELSKSRTMLRTAGRDSSAPESGFSSMLCFPPAIGSPGGVEELLARASSAELSATLAMLKFRALQDHAYLDNEQLFLESLKKASYNAHFVPG
- the LOC141938741 gene encoding fas-binding factor 1 homolog isoform X2, which codes for MATKPPRSLSDSLDDLLGDLLGFEDDESPVNSVRTSQLARGSSGRVRGTSSPASQKCHVAEDFFSRLPAEDVEAAEGSSASGREPQALLQSLKDLDDLEADLLGASRSGSGPGLTTVKGPGKGESGPAMEKKLLSSFAASRQYRKFNLEDLDDPLSGLLSDEEQDAPKKPSPTGTKSIPEEKQSKEKEPPAAQTPLRTAAPVQRRKEITFEDDGDDLLDALGLGSGPGRDGKQGKKAEEEKVRPARAVLDELLGRGSVARILEEPGLGERREVTQEKKYQKQPEKEEGRHENFVFGAYEPSVASTAKGRPARRQPVRFSAKTSIDRQAETLSIAPPSASQRPTGGRRNRGAWLGLKDDDFMDLELSFPSKASPAGSSPSPAAAGRPSPARQLPAAEETAAKHDSVEEEDWLSAALSRKKAQAQAKAQEGNAKPSEAPVEGLQPCSPVSRPAASPGARPQAAAVQDEATSRDGSGSPLPWLSTTEQASAPPSEAAQGEPSRDASAPVPTALLPGEQETQCPALLAQAESPGLDVLHERRLGAPAAQPHEDTTGSQAALLRAQARVAELESQVQTLELARAQDRVFLESLQQRHQEDLDLLQSTHRSQVKVLEETCRQQEQRLRQEKEQLAAQLLGQRQEAEQARAELLAQHQQHLATQEQRSALELERLRELQRLSVQELRRDHDEQLQRLKQMKDQELDAVTSATSHGRTLNSVIEQMEKFFSDLCDVLHRVEAMHHSTSRELAMGVQKQEKQLEVLQDSLWQQQKDAEEERRRFQEVVAKLEARLGEQTRLLEQERQRALAERSRAESLQHSLEEEQRVVTQQLSVERAELERAKERAEVKMRVRTLRAQEEQLAREKELLDEAWQELKAEREEVNEAALRVRQQEEELKSVTKLSSQKYEEGQRALREARRVESQHQSRLQSLQRQLEQLRQQEERLHQDRLSMAQQRSQLEQLRQELSKSRTMLRTAGRDSSAPESGFSSMLCFPPAIGSPGGVEELLARASSAELSATLAMLKFRALQDHAYLDNEQLFLESLKKASYNAHFVPG